Part of the Henckelia pumila isolate YLH828 chromosome 2, ASM3356847v2, whole genome shotgun sequence genome is shown below.
TCAAACTCGTCACACATCCGGAGCAATGCCATAACACCTGAACATTAATTAACATCCTAAACTCCATTGATCTTATGGGAAGATGTCTACACCCAAAAAGGGCCACCTCGCCGCCTTTGCATTCCCCTTCGGCTCCCACCCCACGGCTCTCCTCCACCTCGTCAAACAACTCGCCGCAGCCTCCCCCCAACTCCACTTCTCATACTTCAACACCCAAACCTCCAACCACAACATTTTCTCAAAACTGGACACCACTGATCATCACCGTGCCCTTGAGGACAACATAAAAATATACGACGTAGATGATGGAATCCCTGAGGGGAACGTTTTCTCTGGTGATCCAATGGAAATTATCGAGTTTTTCATCAAAGCAACGCCGGGGAATTTCTCTAAGCGTCTTGAACAAGTGGAGAAAGAGACTGGGTTGAAGGCTACGTGCTTGTTGACTGATGCCTTCTTGTGGTTTTCGGTCGAAATGGCCGAGGAAAAGGGAATCCCTTGGCTCGTGTACTGGGCTGCGGGGCCTGCCTCCATTTCTCTGCATTTGTACACCAATGTCATTCATGGGAAACTGGGAAGCGATAGTGGTGAGTTGTTTttcatacttttttttttcgaaaaagatAATGCATTAAACCGAGTCAACCAAAATTACATTCGAAATAAAGGAAGGTGAAAGGAGTAACTCGACCTTCCGAATCAATCATAGAACCTACTGCTCTAACCAAAGAGTGAGCAACATGGTTCGCTgatctcttaacaaaacaaaCAAGATTGAAATCCCTTGGTAAGGAAGTGACAATCTTCTAATAATACTCACAAATTTGTTTCGAATATATATAATGGAATGAATCCATTCATTTTGCATTCGATGAAGATGATTTTATGTTTTTGGATTGTAACTATCTATCTTGATCGTATAGTTTGATGCACAGGTACTTCAAGAATTCTGAACTCATTTTCACTAACACATGTAACTATTATCTTTCAGGCCAAATCCAAAATCTGGACCAAACCCTGGATTTTATACCTGGAATGTCAGCTATACGTGCCTCGGATTTACCAATAGAAATCCTACAACTTAATGGGTTGTTTTCCCGTATGTTGTACAGCATGTCTAATACGATAGCTCGAGCATCTGTTGTTCTACTCAACTCATTCGATGGAATTGATTCCATTGTAGAGAATGATCTCAAATCCAAGCTCAAAAGGCTTCTAACAATCGGCCCTTTTCCTCTGCCTAAAGCTTCGACAGGTAGTAGTACTGAAGATCATAGCGGCTGCCTGTCATGGCTGAGCCACCAGGCTGCTGCCTCTGTCGCCTACGTCAGCTTCGGAACGATTCTGACGCCTCCGCCACCTGCGCTGGTGGCCCTGGCTGAGGCCCTGGAAGAAAAACAGGTGCCTTATCTCTGGTCATTCAGAGACAATTCCAAACGCCAGTTGTTAAAGGGCTTTTTCGAAAGAACAGGTCGGATAGGAAAAGTGGTGGAATGGGCTCCTCAATCTCAGGTTTTGTCACACCCTTCCGTCGGGGTTTTCGTGACGCATTGCGGATGGAACTCGACCCTGGAAAGTATCATGGGAGGCGTGCCTATGATTTGCATGCCGTTCTTCGCTGATCAAATGATAAACAGGCGGCTCATGGAGAATGTATGGCGGATCGGGGCGGGGGTAGAGGGCGTTTTCTCGAAATCCGGCGCGGTGGAGGCTTTGGATCTTGTTCTGTGGAAGGATGAAGGGAAGAAAATGAGGGAGAATATAGAAAGACTTAAAGAACGTGCTTATATGGCTGTTGCTGAAAACGGAAGCTCCACTGAAAATTTCAAGTCATTGACAAGTATTATAACACCTTCCAATTAGAACTAGGTtttaatttaggaattttttgGAGTGTTGTTTACAAATGATCGTTGCATGCATTGAAATTTCTTCTAATTTCAATACATATTGTATTGAATTTAGATCGATGGAGTAAATGacatttttttgtaatttgatTCCTAGTACATTAAatctttttaaataaaaaattgagttatttgcaccaatcacccctgtgaaatattgaaaatgcacaattctcccctgtgaaattttaataggcatcttcaaccccgatcttttaaaaaattagcacactcgccccttcagatgagtgattgttgcgacccctatgaaaaataatttttaaatctattcaacctataatacacaatttttattaaaatctaattataaaatatttatcaaacatttttt
Proteins encoded:
- the LOC140878191 gene encoding flavonol 3-O-glucosyltransferase F3GT2-like; translation: MSTPKKGHLAAFAFPFGSHPTALLHLVKQLAAASPQLHFSYFNTQTSNHNIFSKLDTTDHHRALEDNIKIYDVDDGIPEGNVFSGDPMEIIEFFIKATPGNFSKRLEQVEKETGLKATCLLTDAFLWFSVEMAEEKGIPWLVYWAAGPASISLHLYTNVIHGKLGSDSQIQNLDQTLDFIPGMSAIRASDLPIEILQLNGLFSRMLYSMSNTIARASVVLLNSFDGIDSIVENDLKSKLKRLLTIGPFPLPKASTGSSTEDHSGCLSWLSHQAAASVAYVSFGTILTPPPPALVALAEALEEKQVPYLWSFRDNSKRQLLKGFFERTGRIGKVVEWAPQSQVLSHPSVGVFVTHCGWNSTLESIMGGVPMICMPFFADQMINRRLMENVWRIGAGVEGVFSKSGAVEALDLVLWKDEGKKMRENIERLKERAYMAVAENGSSTENFKSLTSIITPSN